The Verrucomicrobium spinosum DSM 4136 = JCM 18804 genome includes a region encoding these proteins:
- a CDS encoding type IV pilus twitching motility protein PilT — MPIIDDYFRRLIELGGSDLHLTQGQPAKVRVHGSIKPITDEILTEEYMETMMREICEPRAWERYRERGDLDFAYEMDEDSRFRCNYLRQISGYGAVFRIIPTKIASLEQLGIPPVVKEFGHMRSGLVLVTGPTGSGKSTTLAALIDYINSNFNRHIITVEEPIEFVHRNKKSIITQREVPIQTPTFSDGLRAALREDADIVLVGEMRDYETISLALTAAETGLLVFGTLHTNNARKTCDRIVDVFPADQQSQVRTMLAASLRGVVAQLLVKKADGKGRAAVNEIMVSTPAVGAIIREGATQKLYDVIIGGKAQGMQFMDEAIWEKLRDGYISPMEAYMKAIDKNRFKAFLPPDEAAVAVASGAEANK; from the coding sequence ATGCCCATCATTGACGACTATTTCCGCCGCCTCATCGAGCTGGGCGGTTCGGACCTTCACCTCACTCAGGGCCAGCCGGCCAAGGTCCGCGTGCACGGCAGCATCAAGCCGATTACCGACGAGATTCTCACGGAAGAGTACATGGAAACCATGATGCGCGAGATCTGCGAGCCTCGCGCCTGGGAACGCTACCGGGAACGGGGCGACCTCGACTTCGCGTATGAGATGGACGAGGACTCCCGCTTCCGTTGCAACTACCTTCGCCAGATCAGCGGCTACGGTGCCGTCTTCCGTATTATTCCCACCAAGATCGCCTCGCTGGAGCAGCTCGGCATTCCTCCAGTGGTGAAGGAGTTTGGCCACATGCGCAGCGGTCTGGTGCTGGTCACCGGCCCCACGGGCTCCGGCAAGTCCACCACGCTGGCCGCGCTGATCGACTACATCAATTCCAACTTCAATCGTCACATCATCACGGTTGAGGAGCCGATCGAATTCGTACACCGGAACAAGAAGAGCATCATCACCCAGCGTGAAGTGCCCATTCAGACCCCCACCTTCTCTGACGGTCTCCGGGCCGCCCTCCGTGAAGACGCGGACATCGTGCTGGTGGGGGAAATGCGAGACTATGAAACCATCTCTCTCGCTCTGACAGCCGCAGAAACGGGCCTGCTCGTCTTTGGCACCCTGCACACCAACAATGCTCGCAAGACCTGCGACCGTATTGTGGACGTGTTCCCCGCTGACCAGCAGAGCCAGGTGCGCACCATGCTTGCCGCCTCCCTCCGCGGAGTGGTGGCCCAGCTGCTGGTGAAAAAGGCCGATGGCAAAGGTCGTGCCGCTGTGAACGAGATCATGGTCTCCACGCCAGCCGTGGGTGCCATCATCCGTGAAGGTGCCACCCAGAAGCTTTACGACGTCATCATCGGGGGCAAAGCTCAAGGCATGCAGTTCATGGACGAAGCCATCTGGGAAAAGCTCCGCGACGGCTACATCAGCCCTATGGAAGCCTACATGAAGGCCATCGACAAAAACCGTTTCAAAGCCTTCCTGCCTCCGGACGAAGCTGCCGTGGCCGTGGCTTCGGGCGCTGAGGCCAACAAGTAA
- a CDS encoding type IV pilus twitching motility protein PilT translates to MSQDQEEAVAVAVAVEEEAPRVATLSSVDEYLQLAQQYDCSDLHLATGSPPMWRRYGTLQPIWNNASLITAEEAQRLAYSFLGDGHIKTLEKRGDVDFAYSPNYGRFRCSVVQQRLGIDMVFRVISTSIRSIEDLALPETCRTLTRYHNGLVLVTGATGSGKSTTLAALVDEVNKEREDHIITLEDPIEFVFAAKGCHVNQREVGSHTQSFAAALRGALREDPDVIMVGEMRDLETISLAITAAETGHLVLGTLHTGNAPRTLDRVLDVFPSDQRDQIRIMVSESLRGIISQQLIPRQDGQGRIMALEILVNTPAVANCIREGKTFMLPGIMQTGKSVGMVTMDDSLKTLYSQGYISRDECFGRADDKMSMKKFLES, encoded by the coding sequence ATGAGTCAAGACCAAGAAGAAGCCGTTGCCGTCGCCGTCGCCGTGGAAGAAGAAGCTCCCCGGGTGGCCACGCTTTCGTCCGTGGACGAGTACCTGCAGCTTGCCCAGCAGTACGACTGTTCCGATCTTCACCTCGCCACCGGCTCCCCGCCGATGTGGCGCCGATACGGCACCCTTCAGCCCATCTGGAACAACGCCTCACTCATCACTGCTGAGGAGGCCCAACGACTGGCTTACTCATTTCTTGGCGACGGTCACATCAAGACGTTGGAGAAGCGAGGAGACGTGGATTTCGCCTACTCTCCGAACTATGGCCGGTTTCGCTGCTCTGTCGTGCAGCAACGCCTGGGCATTGACATGGTTTTCCGCGTCATCAGCACGAGCATCCGGTCCATTGAGGATCTCGCCCTCCCGGAAACTTGCCGCACCCTCACCCGCTATCACAACGGGCTGGTCCTGGTGACCGGAGCTACCGGCTCCGGCAAATCCACCACCCTTGCCGCCCTCGTGGATGAGGTGAACAAGGAACGTGAGGACCACATTATCACCCTGGAAGACCCGATCGAGTTCGTATTCGCCGCCAAGGGATGCCACGTCAACCAGCGTGAGGTGGGTTCCCATACGCAAAGTTTCGCCGCCGCCCTTCGTGGTGCCCTCCGTGAAGATCCGGATGTGATCATGGTCGGTGAAATGCGTGACCTTGAGACCATTTCACTGGCTATCACCGCTGCAGAAACGGGTCACTTGGTGCTCGGAACCCTGCACACCGGCAACGCTCCACGTACCCTGGACCGTGTCTTGGACGTGTTCCCCTCCGACCAGCGCGATCAGATCCGCATCATGGTGAGCGAGTCTCTGCGTGGCATCATTTCGCAGCAACTGATCCCCCGGCAGGACGGCCAGGGGCGCATCATGGCCTTGGAAATCCTCGTAAATACCCCTGCTGTCGCGAACTGCATTCGTGAAGGAAAAACCTTCATGTTGCCCGGCATCATGCAGACCGGCAAGTCTGTGGGCATGGTCACGATGGATGACTCCCTGAAGACGTTGTACTCCCAAGGCTACATCTCCCGTGACGAGTGCTTCGGGCGCGCCGATGACAAGATGAGCATGAAGAAGTTCCTCGAAAGCTGA
- a CDS encoding substrate-binding domain-containing protein — MKTLLSHFRPAAAIVTLCSSMLSPSLLADPKDKVLENTTLCILAGPLEKTADATFPEALRALLAPLEIVVPGRSSKPVAVPVALLERLEAPAPQTFAFPEVQKPWNRFRWTAVDRRLAVLEKLESVAVGPGFAGVWESVSFDNAVEARVAALASAGEVSTLLVYHLAAKQNKVPVKIAGKDGLVFNDMVSLRHELASFIGKNAEKDLAADPTRVFTAKYNAIVVWQPDRGDAALLAQAKADLHPGGGPPGPAPQANLPPHSTVLRIHGSNTLGAKLTPELARAFLQRAYPGAAVQSYVTERKAHTGADGATHDEILGTLLIAANGTSQPPAVEIKSHGSKTAFDEAPDVKQVGLRGGHADIGQSSSKIKTEVVEALASAGLGKMDTFGPLRTEGAEHRVALDGVAVFVNDKNPIEDMDLDTLKRIFKGEVTDWSQVPLGREDATPGGHGKRGPIKLYRRDNNSGTFDFFASVVLGGKEHMAKQAEQYADSKELVKAVGADPNGIGFSGIAYSATGARRLALSKNAGGSPVVPSRDAVIAKSYPLSRPLYYYLPEHTSNPVARDFVKFALSDEGQEVISTRAGFLAVAGSPDELPERQPPVITEPSSFGFRPGELFTIQLKADQQGVQFAALELPPGVVLDAQRGILSGRLLAQETHVIKVFATLGTLRGREHNLTLVANAAPSRIILRLHGSNTIGAKYAVELAKGYLKRTLSANTQPQVREAGKRETSEGVATDWQVSADVDGDGVLEVIEIQPHGSSTAFSGLAAGHCDIGMASRPAAAGDFVDAALFKEITTEGMESPVEGNQIIIAWDGIQIVTHPDNPVRELTVGDLRGIFTGTTTDWGDVPGGRRGASIVTYSRDDKSGTYQFFRKSVFPDGRLANPANNRFESGSKLAMAVGQDVNGIGFVGKADAKNLKKIPVKAAADTPALLPTELTVPSQKYALTRPLYFYRLPSRASGGSADAERQRVAKEFIIFTMSPTGQRIAEDVGFFIQPERQVPQSPDPDDTGKRNEQSTWLTLRFDSNDGNLNAPSVQQLNRFFIGAPTLDDEEKRIDRKRRSDLLIQYRFVLEGHADSIGTEASNMRLSERRARTVATFIESMGVDRSKLSIKWFGESLPVDDNSVEAGRYKNRRVEIRLVPNL, encoded by the coding sequence ATGAAAACATTATTGTCTCACTTCCGGCCGGCGGCGGCAATCGTGACGCTGTGCAGCAGTATGCTCAGCCCCTCGCTGTTGGCCGACCCCAAAGACAAGGTGCTCGAAAATACGACGTTGTGCATTCTTGCAGGGCCTTTGGAAAAAACGGCGGATGCAACCTTTCCAGAGGCGCTGCGTGCCTTGCTGGCGCCATTGGAGATCGTCGTCCCTGGCAGGAGTAGTAAACCGGTCGCTGTGCCTGTGGCTTTGCTGGAGCGGCTGGAGGCACCTGCGCCCCAGACATTCGCCTTCCCCGAAGTGCAGAAACCATGGAACAGGTTTCGCTGGACAGCAGTGGACAGGCGGCTGGCGGTGCTGGAGAAGCTAGAGTCCGTCGCCGTCGGACCAGGGTTTGCTGGAGTGTGGGAGTCCGTCAGTTTTGACAATGCGGTGGAAGCCCGCGTGGCCGCGCTCGCCAGCGCTGGCGAGGTCTCCACCTTGCTCGTTTACCACCTCGCCGCCAAGCAGAACAAAGTGCCAGTGAAGATTGCCGGGAAAGATGGGCTCGTCTTTAACGACATGGTCTCCTTGCGGCATGAGCTTGCGTCCTTCATCGGTAAGAACGCAGAAAAAGACCTTGCCGCAGATCCCACCAGAGTCTTCACCGCAAAGTACAACGCGATCGTTGTCTGGCAGCCAGACAGAGGGGATGCCGCGCTCTTGGCGCAGGCAAAGGCAGACTTGCACCCGGGAGGGGGGCCTCCTGGCCCCGCGCCTCAGGCCAACCTTCCCCCTCACTCCACCGTCCTGCGCATCCATGGGTCCAATACTCTCGGGGCCAAGCTGACTCCGGAGCTCGCTCGGGCATTCCTCCAGAGGGCCTATCCCGGAGCCGCCGTACAAAGCTACGTGACCGAGCGCAAAGCTCACACCGGTGCGGATGGGGCCACCCATGACGAAATCCTTGGCACCCTCCTCATCGCGGCCAACGGCACCTCCCAACCGCCCGCGGTGGAGATCAAGTCCCACGGCTCCAAGACCGCATTCGACGAAGCACCCGACGTGAAGCAGGTCGGCCTGCGTGGTGGTCATGCCGACATCGGCCAGTCCTCCAGCAAAATCAAAACTGAGGTCGTGGAAGCCCTCGCCTCTGCTGGCCTTGGCAAAATGGACACCTTCGGCCCGCTGCGCACCGAAGGGGCCGAGCACCGCGTCGCCCTCGACGGGGTGGCTGTCTTTGTGAACGACAAAAACCCAATCGAGGACATGGACCTCGACACCCTGAAAAGGATCTTCAAAGGAGAGGTTACCGACTGGTCCCAAGTCCCACTTGGCAGGGAAGATGCCACCCCGGGCGGCCACGGGAAGCGCGGTCCCATCAAGCTCTACCGCCGGGACAACAACTCCGGTACCTTCGACTTTTTCGCCAGCGTGGTGCTCGGCGGAAAGGAGCACATGGCCAAGCAGGCTGAGCAATACGCCGACAGCAAGGAGTTGGTCAAGGCCGTGGGTGCTGATCCCAACGGCATCGGCTTCTCAGGCATCGCCTACTCCGCCACCGGGGCCAGACGCCTTGCCCTCAGCAAGAATGCGGGGGGCTCCCCCGTGGTCCCCAGTCGGGATGCTGTGATCGCCAAGTCCTACCCGCTGTCTCGTCCCCTGTATTACTATCTCCCGGAGCACACTAGCAACCCCGTCGCCAGAGACTTCGTCAAATTTGCCCTGTCAGATGAGGGGCAGGAAGTCATCTCCACTCGGGCCGGGTTCCTCGCTGTAGCCGGGTCCCCTGATGAGTTGCCAGAACGTCAGCCCCCCGTCATCACTGAGCCCTCCAGCTTCGGCTTTCGGCCGGGAGAGCTCTTCACCATCCAGCTCAAAGCCGACCAGCAAGGCGTCCAGTTTGCCGCACTCGAACTTCCTCCAGGGGTTGTGCTCGACGCCCAGCGCGGCATCCTCAGCGGGCGTCTTCTTGCCCAGGAAACCCATGTGATCAAAGTCTTCGCCACCCTCGGCACCCTACGGGGGCGGGAGCACAACCTCACCCTCGTCGCCAACGCTGCCCCCAGTCGTATCATCCTCCGCCTTCACGGCTCCAATACCATAGGCGCAAAATATGCCGTTGAGCTGGCCAAAGGCTACCTGAAGCGCACTCTCTCCGCCAACACCCAGCCCCAAGTCCGGGAGGCAGGGAAACGTGAGACATCCGAAGGGGTGGCCACCGATTGGCAGGTCTCTGCGGATGTGGACGGAGACGGCGTGCTGGAGGTCATCGAGATCCAGCCCCACGGCTCCAGCACCGCCTTCTCCGGTCTCGCCGCTGGCCATTGTGACATCGGCATGGCCTCCCGCCCCGCCGCCGCCGGGGACTTTGTGGACGCAGCCCTTTTTAAGGAAATAACCACAGAAGGCATGGAGAGCCCCGTCGAGGGCAACCAGATCATCATCGCGTGGGATGGCATCCAGATCGTCACTCATCCGGACAACCCCGTGCGGGAGCTTACCGTGGGCGACCTGCGTGGCATCTTCACCGGCACCACCACGGATTGGGGCGACGTCCCGGGCGGTCGCCGGGGTGCCTCCATCGTCACCTACAGCCGGGATGACAAATCTGGCACTTACCAGTTTTTCCGCAAAAGCGTCTTTCCGGATGGCCGACTAGCCAACCCGGCGAACAATCGTTTTGAAAGCGGCTCCAAGCTGGCCATGGCCGTCGGACAAGATGTCAACGGCATCGGCTTCGTTGGTAAGGCAGACGCCAAGAACCTCAAGAAAATACCTGTAAAGGCCGCGGCAGACACCCCCGCATTGCTCCCTACCGAGCTCACTGTGCCTTCACAAAAGTACGCCCTGACCCGCCCCCTCTACTTCTACCGTCTCCCCAGTCGCGCTAGCGGCGGCAGCGCAGATGCAGAGCGCCAACGTGTCGCCAAAGAGTTCATCATCTTCACCATGTCTCCCACCGGGCAGCGTATCGCAGAGGATGTTGGCTTCTTCATCCAGCCGGAGCGCCAGGTGCCTCAGTCACCAGATCCTGATGACACGGGTAAGCGGAACGAGCAATCCACCTGGCTCACCCTGCGGTTCGATTCCAATGACGGCAATCTCAATGCTCCCTCCGTCCAGCAGCTCAACCGCTTCTTCATCGGTGCCCCTACGTTGGATGACGAAGAGAAAAGGATAGACAGGAAGCGTCGCAGTGATCTTCTGATACAGTACCGGTTTGTCTTGGAGGGGCACGCAGACTCTATCGGCACGGAGGCTTCCAACATGCGTCTCTCGGAGCGGCGTGCTCGCACAGTCGCGACGTTCATTGAATCCATGGGCGTGGATCGCAGCAAGCTGTCCATCAAATGGTTTGGTGAGTCCCTGCCTGTTGATGACAACAGTGTTGAGGCGGGGAGGTATAAGAACCGCAGGGTGGAGATCCGGCTAGTGCCTAATCTTTGA
- a CDS encoding phage holin family protein, translating to MDTAPPVSKPSASPHSQEGLSSSLAAYLEARSVLLTIEAQEAVQQVLRTLVFAIIGGITALTGWGLVVAALIGLLVEQSGWPWLKAALAVGGGNLLLAFIFLLAMSKRLSSMRWFADTLNEFKKDRAWLARQTGKR from the coding sequence ATGGACACGGCCCCGCCGGTATCCAAACCTTCCGCTTCCCCCCATTCTCAGGAGGGACTCTCCTCGTCTTTGGCCGCCTATCTGGAGGCCCGAAGCGTCTTGCTGACCATTGAAGCCCAGGAGGCAGTCCAGCAAGTGTTGCGCACTCTGGTCTTTGCCATCATTGGCGGCATCACCGCACTCACGGGCTGGGGACTCGTGGTGGCAGCCCTGATCGGCCTGCTCGTCGAACAATCCGGCTGGCCTTGGCTCAAAGCCGCGTTGGCCGTCGGCGGCGGAAACCTCCTCCTGGCCTTCATCTTCCTCCTGGCCATGTCCAAGCGCCTCTCCTCCATGCGCTGGTTTGCAGACACCCTCAACGAATTCAAGAAAGACCGCGCATGGCTGGCCCGACAGACAGGAAAGCGCTAA
- a CDS encoding DUF3142 domain-containing protein, whose amino-acid sequence MKSLAALTMFAGIASLVVLAGCRNESRAIRDLPQRAYVWQRDWNAPVARSLQEGRGALDGCVVLGAEVEWRNGLPVPIRPQIDWEALRTFGKPVSLALRVAPYAGPFSGEGSVVVSLKRVVEELLVEARSAGMEIQEFQLDFDCAQKKLTGYAEWVKALRHSTGSVPLVITALPSWLSEPAFPSLAREAKRYVLQVHSVVSPLGDDRTQICDPVLAKRWVVQASGIGLPFEIALPTYRSYVGYSPEGKLVGVASDSVSPSWPADTRVKEYGLDAAAMAVMVKEWQVRRPAHAEGILWYRLPVATDKNNWRWPTLRAVMEGRTPTQAWTVRVEGAGVAGDVAPNPADFVLRNTGEVDEAPLCCVEIHWDAESVPIAESLPGWEVRRGKKSVVFFRASGNGRRLPPEAECAIGWLRLEPGAPFHVEVVPVR is encoded by the coding sequence ATGAAATCACTGGCCGCACTCACCATGTTCGCGGGAATCGCCAGTCTGGTCGTGTTGGCGGGCTGTCGGAATGAATCCAGGGCGATTCGTGATCTGCCGCAGCGGGCCTATGTGTGGCAGCGTGACTGGAATGCTCCAGTGGCAAGGTCCCTTCAGGAGGGAAGGGGGGCGCTGGACGGTTGTGTGGTGCTGGGGGCGGAGGTGGAATGGCGCAATGGATTGCCTGTGCCGATCCGGCCCCAGATCGACTGGGAAGCGCTGCGGACGTTTGGGAAACCCGTCAGCCTGGCGTTGAGAGTGGCTCCCTATGCTGGCCCTTTCAGTGGGGAGGGGAGTGTGGTGGTCAGCCTGAAGCGAGTGGTGGAGGAGCTTCTCGTGGAGGCGAGGTCCGCAGGGATGGAGATTCAGGAATTTCAGCTCGATTTCGACTGCGCCCAGAAAAAGCTGACCGGTTATGCCGAATGGGTGAAGGCGCTGCGGCATAGCACCGGCTCCGTTCCGCTGGTGATTACGGCTCTGCCATCCTGGCTTTCCGAACCGGCCTTTCCATCCCTGGCGCGTGAGGCAAAGCGCTATGTGCTCCAGGTCCATTCAGTGGTGTCTCCACTGGGGGATGATAGGACCCAGATCTGTGATCCTGTGCTGGCGAAGCGCTGGGTGGTGCAGGCTTCCGGGATTGGCCTTCCGTTTGAAATCGCGCTTCCCACTTATCGATCTTATGTCGGCTACAGTCCGGAGGGCAAGCTGGTGGGGGTTGCTTCAGATTCCGTGAGCCCATCGTGGCCAGCGGACACCCGCGTGAAGGAGTATGGACTGGATGCTGCGGCCATGGCGGTCATGGTGAAGGAGTGGCAGGTGAGGAGACCAGCTCACGCCGAGGGCATCCTGTGGTATCGGCTTCCCGTGGCCACGGACAAGAACAACTGGCGTTGGCCGACCCTGCGGGCGGTCATGGAGGGGCGAACCCCGACCCAGGCATGGACGGTGAGGGTGGAGGGAGCCGGTGTCGCAGGGGATGTCGCCCCAAACCCGGCTGACTTCGTATTGCGCAACACAGGCGAGGTGGATGAGGCGCCCCTGTGCTGTGTTGAGATCCATTGGGACGCTGAGTCTGTCCCAATCGCCGAATCTCTTCCAGGGTGGGAGGTTCGGCGGGGGAAAAAATCGGTCGTGTTTTTCCGTGCTAGTGGGAACGGGAGACGATTGCCGCCTGAGGCGGAGTGTGCTATCGGCTGGTTGCGCCTGGAACCCGGCGCTCCATTCCATGTTGAAGTTGTCCCTGTTCGCTAG
- a CDS encoding sugar phosphate isomerase/epimerase family protein, which produces MIKLTGIADEAGASLDVQIKAHQELGWDSIESRVIEIDGVKGNLHEVPEATFEKACEILTASNMKISGFGSIIANWAHKIEDDFSITEAEIARAIPRMQKLGTKLIRVMSYAVRKDETGKDLEDQMADERIKRMREINKRFNDAGLTVVHENCMNWGGMSVSYVNRMNEAVPGIKWVFDTGNPVFIDDRDRPGQKQDAWEMYQAIKPHMVHIHVKDGRWNKEKNDADYTFPGEGDGQVEKILSDVVASGYDGYISIEPHVAVVFHGAGAADDLSPEAKAKEQYDSYVKYGRQLETLLKKVGAQLA; this is translated from the coding sequence ATGATCAAGCTCACCGGCATCGCAGACGAAGCAGGCGCGTCCCTCGACGTGCAAATCAAGGCCCACCAGGAATTGGGATGGGACAGCATTGAATCCCGGGTCATCGAGATCGACGGAGTGAAAGGCAACCTGCACGAGGTGCCCGAGGCCACCTTCGAGAAAGCTTGTGAAATCCTGACCGCCTCCAACATGAAGATCAGCGGTTTTGGCTCCATCATCGCCAACTGGGCTCACAAGATTGAGGACGACTTCTCCATCACCGAAGCCGAAATCGCCCGGGCCATCCCTCGCATGCAAAAGCTGGGCACCAAGCTGATCCGCGTCATGAGCTACGCGGTGCGCAAAGACGAGACCGGCAAGGATCTGGAGGACCAGATGGCCGACGAGCGCATCAAGCGCATGCGTGAAATCAACAAGCGCTTCAACGACGCTGGCCTGACCGTAGTACATGAAAACTGCATGAACTGGGGTGGCATGAGCGTGAGCTATGTGAACCGCATGAACGAAGCCGTTCCCGGCATCAAGTGGGTGTTCGACACCGGCAACCCCGTCTTCATCGACGACCGTGACCGTCCTGGCCAGAAGCAGGACGCATGGGAGATGTACCAGGCCATCAAGCCCCACATGGTGCACATCCACGTCAAAGACGGCCGCTGGAACAAAGAGAAGAACGATGCCGACTATACCTTCCCCGGTGAAGGCGACGGTCAGGTGGAGAAGATCCTCTCAGACGTAGTTGCCAGCGGTTACGATGGCTACATCAGCATCGAACCTCACGTGGCCGTGGTCTTCCACGGGGCAGGAGCCGCCGACGACCTCTCCCCTGAGGCCAAGGCGAAGGAGCAGTACGACAGCTACGTGAAGTATGGCCGCCAGCTCGAGACCCTCCTGAAGAAGGTGGGAGCCCAACTGGCGTGA
- a CDS encoding DUF883 family protein: protein MSDLPNDTFGAAPGSDPFAAAKASALKAAEELRAAAAAKAEEFRSVAENQAQHFKDAAGEKAAEFKDYAGKAWDGARTQAKDFTVEAEKFAREKPLQALLTAFGVGFVLGAIFKR from the coding sequence ATGAGTGACCTGCCAAACGACACCTTCGGCGCTGCACCTGGCAGCGATCCCTTCGCCGCTGCCAAGGCGAGCGCCCTGAAAGCTGCCGAGGAGTTGCGCGCAGCAGCTGCGGCCAAGGCAGAGGAGTTTCGCTCCGTGGCCGAGAACCAAGCCCAACATTTCAAGGACGCCGCAGGCGAAAAAGCAGCCGAGTTCAAGGACTACGCTGGCAAAGCATGGGATGGTGCCCGCACCCAAGCCAAGGATTTCACTGTCGAGGCAGAGAAATTCGCCCGTGAAAAGCCTCTCCAGGCCCTGCTGACCGCCTTCGGGGTGGGATTTGTGCTCGGAGCCATCTTTAAGCGCTAA
- a CDS encoding acyltransferase family protein: MGALRLFLACVVIVAHTSAGGLLPCIGGKHAVRIFFIISGFYMAMILSEKYHEGDRRKWLFYSNRALRIFPPFWIVLALEIIVTLAFLSMGRSPVESAWLPAFQFLVEHGKWGVVSAYIVSQISSIGVDLAFLFTITKDATFQFYHGSPGPGEFRGWKPFPMGQMWTISCELLFYALAPFLNRLRSHWLVGLCLLVMGFAFSSYHWLPANVSTVAADFLGFMQMGYFLGGMVAYHVLRPRMEILPRWPQFALALALVLLILDFKPATSISSTGSEMMLYLLTIATLPLMFSQTRKLGWDRWLGNLSYPVYLVHVSVIRIGDQLGLKNALGTTTQGHLLFTGICMVVSILLAAALASLIENRLDTWRQRRVQHC, translated from the coding sequence ATGGGCGCCCTTCGTCTTTTTCTGGCTTGTGTGGTCATCGTTGCACACACCAGTGCAGGTGGCCTTCTCCCCTGTATCGGCGGCAAACATGCCGTCCGGATTTTCTTCATCATCTCGGGCTTCTACATGGCCATGATCCTCTCGGAAAAATATCACGAGGGAGATCGGAGGAAATGGCTGTTTTATTCAAACCGCGCACTGAGAATCTTCCCGCCGTTCTGGATTGTCCTGGCATTGGAGATCATCGTGACGCTGGCCTTCTTGTCCATGGGGAGGTCCCCAGTGGAATCCGCATGGCTCCCGGCGTTTCAGTTCCTCGTGGAGCATGGGAAATGGGGCGTGGTAAGCGCCTACATTGTGAGCCAGATCTCATCCATTGGAGTGGATCTTGCGTTCTTGTTCACCATCACCAAGGACGCGACGTTTCAGTTCTACCATGGCTCTCCCGGTCCGGGAGAATTCCGCGGATGGAAGCCCTTCCCCATGGGGCAGATGTGGACCATCTCATGCGAACTGCTGTTTTATGCGCTGGCACCGTTCCTCAACCGCCTCCGATCACACTGGCTTGTCGGTCTCTGCCTGTTGGTCATGGGGTTTGCCTTCTCCAGCTATCACTGGCTCCCTGCGAACGTTTCGACCGTTGCGGCAGACTTCCTGGGCTTTATGCAGATGGGCTACTTCCTGGGTGGGATGGTTGCTTATCACGTCCTCCGTCCCCGCATGGAGATCTTACCCCGGTGGCCCCAGTTCGCCCTCGCCCTGGCTCTGGTACTGCTGATACTGGACTTTAAACCTGCCACCTCCATCAGTTCAACAGGTTCGGAAATGATGCTCTACCTCCTGACCATCGCGACGCTGCCTCTAATGTTCTCACAAACCCGTAAACTGGGCTGGGATCGATGGCTGGGGAATCTCTCCTATCCAGTGTACCTCGTCCATGTCAGCGTCATCAGGATTGGGGATCAACTGGGATTAAAGAATGCGCTCGGCACCACAACGCAAGGGCATCTGCTGTTCACCGGAATCTGTATGGTGGTTTCCATCCTCCTCGCAGCCGCACTGGCCTCATTGATCGAAAACAGGTTGGATACCTGGCGGCAACGGAGAGTCCAGCATTGCTGA